The Lacrimispora xylanolytica genome has a segment encoding these proteins:
- the typA gene encoding translational GTPase TypA, with translation MKMKREDVRNVAIIAHVDHGKTTLVDALLKQSGIFRENQEVMERVMDSNDIERERGITILSKNTAVHYKDTKINIIDTPGHADFGGEVERVLKLVNGVVLVVDAYEGVMPQTKFVLRKALELGLSVVTCINKIDRPEARAEEVEEEILELLMDLDATEEQLDCPFVYASAKSGFAKKTLDDPSEDMAPLFQTIIDQIPAPEGDPDASTQLLISTIDYNEYVGRIGVGKVDNGKIRVNQDCVIVNHHEPDKFRKVKVGKLYEYEGLNKVEVQEASIGAIVAISGIADIHIGDTLCSTENPEAIPFQKISEPTIAMNFIINDSPLAGQEGKFVTSRHIRERLFRELNTDVSLRVEETDSPDSFKVSGRGELHLSVLIENMRREGFEFAVSKAEVLYHYDERNQKLEPMEIAYIDVPEEFTGAVIQKLTSRKGELQGMSPANGGYTRLEISIPSRGLIGYRGEFMTDTKGNGIMNTAFDGYAPFKGEISYRKTGSLIAYESGESITYGLYNAQERGTLFIGAGVKVYSGMVIGQNPKAEDMEINVCKSKKLTNTRSSGADDALKLTPPRDMSLEQCLDFIDTDELLEITPVSLRIRKKILDPTVRKRTTANKKSLG, from the coding sequence ATGAAGATGAAAAGAGAAGACGTAAGAAATGTGGCAATTATTGCCCACGTCGACCACGGTAAAACCACATTAGTAGATGCCTTGTTAAAGCAAAGCGGTATTTTCCGTGAAAATCAGGAAGTTATGGAGCGCGTCATGGACTCCAATGATATTGAACGAGAGCGTGGAATCACGATTCTGTCAAAAAATACAGCAGTTCACTACAAAGATACCAAAATCAACATCATTGATACACCTGGACATGCCGATTTCGGTGGAGAAGTAGAACGAGTTTTAAAGCTTGTTAACGGTGTTGTTCTAGTCGTTGATGCTTATGAAGGTGTTATGCCTCAGACAAAGTTTGTACTTAGAAAAGCGTTAGAGCTGGGACTTTCCGTCGTTACCTGTATCAATAAAATTGACCGTCCGGAAGCAAGAGCAGAAGAAGTTGAGGAAGAAATCTTAGAGCTTCTTATGGATCTTGATGCGACTGAAGAGCAGCTTGACTGCCCATTTGTTTACGCATCTGCGAAATCAGGATTTGCGAAAAAGACTCTGGATGACCCATCAGAGGATATGGCTCCTTTATTCCAGACCATTATCGACCAGATTCCAGCACCAGAAGGTGATCCGGATGCTTCTACTCAGCTATTAATCAGTACTATCGATTACAATGAGTATGTAGGCCGTATTGGTGTAGGTAAAGTGGATAACGGCAAAATTCGTGTCAATCAGGACTGTGTTATCGTAAATCATCATGAACCTGACAAATTCCGCAAGGTTAAAGTAGGTAAGCTTTATGAGTATGAAGGCTTAAATAAAGTAGAAGTACAGGAAGCCTCCATCGGTGCAATCGTAGCCATCTCTGGTATTGCTGATATCCATATCGGTGACACCCTCTGCTCGACAGAGAATCCGGAAGCTATCCCATTCCAGAAGATTTCTGAGCCTACCATTGCTATGAACTTTATTATCAATGACAGCCCTCTCGCTGGTCAGGAAGGAAAATTCGTAACCTCCCGTCATATCAGAGAGCGTCTGTTCAGAGAATTAAATACAGACGTCAGCCTTCGTGTAGAAGAGACAGATTCTCCGGACAGCTTTAAGGTATCCGGTAGAGGAGAGCTTCACTTATCTGTTTTAATCGAAAACATGAGAAGAGAAGGCTTTGAATTCGCAGTTAGTAAGGCAGAGGTTCTCTATCATTATGATGAGAGAAATCAGAAGCTTGAGCCTATGGAAATCGCTTACATCGATGTTCCCGAAGAATTTACCGGAGCTGTTATTCAAAAGCTTACCAGCCGTAAGGGTGAGCTTCAGGGCATGAGTCCTGCCAACGGCGGCTATACAAGACTGGAAATCTCCATTCCTTCCAGAGGTCTTATTGGTTACCGTGGGGAATTCATGACAGATACTAAGGGAAATGGTATTATGAATACTGCTTTTGACGGTTATGCACCATTTAAGGGAGAAATCTCTTACAGAAAGACCGGTTCCTTAATCGCTTATGAATCAGGAGAATCCATTACCTATGGTCTTTACAATGCTCAGGAAAGAGGTACTCTTTTCATTGGCGCAGGTGTAAAGGTTTACTCTGGTATGGTTATCGGACAGAATCCAAAGGCAGAAGACATGGAAATCAATGTCTGCAAATCCAAAAAGCTGACCAACACTCGTTCTTCTGGTGCAGACGATGCTCTTAAGCTGACTCCTCCAAGAGATATGAGCTTAGAGCAGTGTCTTGATTTCATTGATACCGATGAGCTTTTAGAGATCACTCCTGTAAGCCTTCGTATCAGAAAAAAGATTCTTGACCCGACCGTAAGAAAAAGAACAACTGCAAATAAAAAATCTTTAGGTTAA
- a CDS encoding SpoVA/SpoVAEb family sporulation membrane protein, whose protein sequence is MEINKKAYEAYVKEVTPVNKKWPNIVKAFLVGGIICTIGQFSTNMFMNGGLEKEAASAWTTLLLIAASVILTGFNIYPKIVKFGGAGALVPITGFANSVVAPAVEFKSEGQIFGIGCKIFTIAGPVILYGILSSWILGVIAYVLKAFGIL, encoded by the coding sequence ATGGAAATTAACAAAAAAGCTTATGAAGCTTATGTAAAAGAAGTAACGCCAGTAAATAAAAAGTGGCCAAACATCGTAAAAGCTTTTCTGGTGGGAGGAATCATCTGTACCATCGGTCAGTTCAGTACAAACATGTTTATGAACGGAGGGCTGGAGAAAGAGGCTGCTTCCGCATGGACTACCTTACTATTGATTGCAGCCAGTGTGATTTTGACCGGTTTTAATATTTATCCCAAAATTGTAAAATTCGGAGGAGCTGGTGCATTGGTGCCAATTACAGGCTTTGCTAATTCAGTGGTAGCACCTGCCGTTGAGTTTAAGTCAGAAGGACAGATATTTGGTATTGGCTGTAAGATTTTCACCATAGCCGGACCTGTTATTTTATATGGGATTTTAAGCTCCTGGATTCTTGGAGTCATCGCCTATGTATTAAAGGCTTTTGGCATACTGTAG
- the dapA gene encoding 4-hydroxy-tetrahydrodipicolinate synthase produces the protein MAIFEGAGVALVTPFKENGEVNYEKLEELVEEQIAGGTDSIIACGTTGEASTMTHEEHVDVIKFVCEVTKKRIPVIAGTGSNCTDTAVYLSQEAEKYGADGLLLVSPYYNKATQKGLKIHFKTIADQVKIPILLYNVPSRTGVDIKAETIADLCLNVPNILGVKEASGNFCAIADLMYLTDGKADVYSGNDNQIVPILSLGGKGVISVLSNVAPSQTHEICQAYFDGDVKRSAKLQLDAIPLINALFCEVNPIPVKAALNLMGKNAGPLRLPLTEMEPKNQECLKKTMIEYGIL, from the coding sequence ATGGCAATTTTTGAAGGCGCCGGTGTTGCGCTGGTAACACCATTTAAGGAAAACGGAGAAGTAAACTACGAAAAGCTGGAAGAGCTGGTCGAGGAACAGATTGCAGGAGGAACGGATTCCATCATAGCCTGTGGGACTACAGGAGAAGCTTCTACTATGACTCATGAGGAGCATGTGGATGTGATCAAATTCGTATGTGAGGTAACCAAAAAGAGAATTCCAGTAATTGCCGGAACAGGCTCTAATTGTACCGATACCGCAGTTTATCTGTCCCAGGAGGCGGAAAAATATGGTGCTGACGGACTTCTTTTAGTGTCTCCTTACTATAATAAAGCAACTCAAAAGGGTTTGAAAATTCATTTTAAAACCATTGCTGATCAGGTAAAGATTCCTATTTTATTATACAATGTTCCTTCCAGAACCGGTGTGGATATTAAAGCAGAGACCATAGCTGATTTATGCCTGAATGTGCCGAATATTTTAGGCGTAAAGGAAGCAAGCGGCAATTTCTGTGCTATCGCAGACTTAATGTACTTAACTGACGGAAAGGCTGACGTATATTCCGGCAACGACAATCAGATCGTACCTATCTTATCCCTTGGCGGAAAAGGTGTGATCTCAGTCCTTTCCAATGTGGCGCCTTCCCAGACTCATGAGATTTGCCAGGCTTATTTTGACGGTGATGTAAAGCGAAGTGCCAAATTACAGCTTGATGCCATTCCTCTGATCAATGCTCTCTTTTGTGAAGTGAATCCAATTCCAGTTAAGGCTGCCTTAAATTTAATGGGTAAGAATGCAGGACCGCTTCGACTGCCTCTTACAGAGATGGAACCGAAGAATCAGGAGTGTTTGAAAAAAACCATGATAGAGTATGGAATTTTATAA
- a CDS encoding transglycosylase domain-containing protein: MNYGKHATEKKIRSANSKARKYTTKVFLAFIKSLFVLCLFGGIVAASVGIGMVKGIIDNTPNVDISTIVPNEYASTVYDSAGNVTETLVTAGSNREEATYEELPKNLINAFVAYEDSRYWEHNGIDLRSILRAIRGVLTGDSSAGGGSTITQQLIKNSVFGGGMEKSFGERLERKFQEWYLAVKLDGAMSKEQIITNYLNTINLGNNTLGVKVAAKRYFNKDVKDLSLSECAVLAGITQNPSKFNPISEQKANAAKRKVILQYMNDQGYISNDEEEKALADDVYSIIQNVDTAAKETSTPYSYFTDELVEQVIQAMKSELGYTETQAHNMLYSGGLSIYTTQDPNIQSIVDEEINNPENYSAARYSIEYRLSVTHKDGTTKHYSDKNVLSFHKEIKNQQFDGLYNNEDEINADINDYKAEVVKDGDTIIGERLHKTLEPQASFVLMDQHTGEVKAISGGRGPKVASLTLNRATGTFRQPGSTFKILTSFAPAMDTSGATLGTVYYDSLYKVGNKTFSNWYSSGYQGYSSIRDGIVYSMNIVAVRCLMETVTPQLGVEYAKNFGITSLTDTDFNPALALGGITKGVSNLELTGAFATVANGGVYTKPVFFTKILDHDGKILIENKPETHRVLKDSTAFLLTDAMADSMKSSRKFSSNGPSSTSTAASIPGMSAAGKSGTTSANNDIWFVGYSPYYTAGIWGGCDDNQKLTKQNGGTSFHKAIWRKIMTRVHEGMSDPGFPVPDSVETAQICRKSGKLAVTGVCTDDPRGNAVYTEYFAKGTVPTEVCNNHVRATVCSVSHKLPTPYCPVRTTAVFIALPSGDETATDDSKYAMPGYCTIHSANSFIIPPGNDTEVPEAGEDRPSQSPPGYVPQTPGGVFGPWGF; the protein is encoded by the coding sequence ATGAATTACGGCAAACACGCGACAGAGAAGAAAATTCGATCTGCCAATTCAAAAGCAAGGAAATATACCACCAAGGTTTTTCTGGCTTTTATAAAAAGTCTATTTGTACTATGCTTATTCGGCGGTATTGTAGCTGCCAGTGTGGGAATCGGCATGGTAAAAGGAATCATAGACAATACTCCTAATGTAGATATCTCTACAATCGTACCTAATGAATACGCTTCCACCGTCTATGACAGCGCAGGCAATGTAACAGAAACCCTGGTTACAGCTGGTTCTAACAGAGAGGAAGCTACTTATGAGGAACTTCCAAAGAATTTAATAAATGCATTCGTAGCCTATGAAGATTCCAGGTACTGGGAGCACAACGGCATTGACTTACGGTCCATACTCCGGGCCATAAGAGGTGTTCTGACTGGCGATTCTTCCGCAGGTGGAGGCAGCACCATCACCCAGCAGCTGATTAAGAACAGTGTATTTGGCGGCGGCATGGAAAAAAGCTTCGGAGAGCGGCTGGAACGTAAGTTTCAGGAATGGTATTTAGCGGTCAAGCTTGACGGTGCCATGTCAAAGGAACAGATTATTACCAATTATTTAAACACCATTAATCTGGGCAATAACACCCTGGGCGTAAAGGTAGCCGCAAAGAGATATTTTAATAAGGATGTAAAGGATTTATCCCTGTCAGAATGTGCTGTTTTGGCTGGAATTACACAGAATCCTTCTAAATTTAACCCAATTTCAGAACAAAAGGCCAACGCTGCCAAGCGGAAGGTAATTCTTCAATATATGAATGACCAAGGCTATATTTCAAACGATGAGGAAGAAAAGGCTTTGGCCGATGATGTCTATTCCATAATCCAAAATGTGGACACGGCTGCCAAGGAAACTTCCACTCCCTATAGCTACTTTACCGATGAGCTTGTAGAGCAGGTCATTCAGGCCATGAAATCAGAGCTTGGATATACGGAAACACAGGCCCACAACATGCTCTACAGCGGTGGACTTTCCATTTATACCACCCAGGACCCTAATATTCAGTCCATTGTGGATGAAGAAATCAACAATCCGGAGAATTATTCGGCTGCCCGCTATTCCATTGAATACCGTCTTTCCGTTACTCATAAGGATGGCACCACCAAGCATTATTCTGACAAAAACGTCTTAAGCTTTCATAAGGAGATTAAGAATCAACAATTTGACGGCCTTTATAATAATGAGGATGAAATCAATGCGGATATCAATGATTACAAGGCAGAAGTAGTCAAAGACGGGGATACCATTATCGGGGAACGGCTCCATAAGACCCTGGAACCTCAGGCTTCCTTTGTCCTTATGGACCAACATACCGGTGAAGTAAAGGCAATCAGCGGAGGAAGAGGTCCAAAGGTCGCCAGCCTCACTTTAAACCGGGCCACCGGCACGTTTCGTCAGCCTGGTTCTACCTTTAAGATTCTTACTTCGTTTGCGCCTGCTATGGATACAAGCGGTGCAACGTTAGGAACCGTTTACTACGATTCACTTTATAAGGTAGGTAATAAAACATTTTCCAACTGGTATAGCTCTGGCTATCAGGGATATTCAAGCATAAGGGATGGTATCGTCTACTCCATGAATATTGTTGCAGTCCGCTGCTTGATGGAGACCGTTACGCCTCAGCTTGGAGTGGAATATGCCAAAAACTTTGGAATTACGTCCCTTACGGATACAGATTTTAATCCGGCCCTTGCACTTGGAGGTATTACAAAGGGCGTTTCTAACCTGGAGCTGACCGGAGCTTTTGCTACTGTGGCAAACGGCGGCGTTTATACAAAGCCTGTATTTTTCACAAAGATTCTGGATCACGACGGAAAGATCCTGATTGAAAACAAGCCGGAAACCCACCGGGTGTTAAAGGACTCTACTGCGTTTCTCCTGACAGATGCTATGGCAGACTCCATGAAAAGCAGCAGGAAGTTTTCAAGCAACGGCCCGTCTTCAACCAGTACGGCTGCCAGCATACCTGGTATGTCTGCGGCTGGAAAAAGCGGAACTACGTCAGCGAATAATGATATCTGGTTCGTGGGATACTCTCCCTACTATACTGCTGGTATCTGGGGCGGATGTGATGACAATCAAAAGCTTACCAAACAAAATGGTGGTACCTCGTTTCATAAGGCAATCTGGCGCAAAATAATGACCCGGGTTCACGAGGGCATGTCAGATCCCGGCTTTCCAGTCCCGGACAGTGTTGAAACGGCCCAGATTTGCAGAAAATCAGGAAAACTTGCTGTTACAGGTGTCTGTACCGATGATCCCAGAGGCAATGCCGTATATACAGAATATTTTGCAAAAGGGACAGTTCCTACGGAAGTATGCAACAATCATGTAAGGGCAACGGTTTGCTCTGTTTCCCACAAGCTTCCAACTCCTTACTGCCCAGTACGGACCACCGCAGTATTTATCGCACTCCCTTCCGGAGATGAAACAGCTACTGATGATTCGAAATATGCAATGCCTGGCTATTGTACCATCCATTCCGCAAATTCCTTTATCATACCACCGGGCAATGATACGGAAGTTCCTGAAGCAGGAGAAGACAGGCCCAGTCAGTCCCCGCCAGGATATGTACCCCAGACTCCAGGTGGAGTGTTTGGACCATGGGGATTTTAA
- a CDS encoding single-stranded DNA-binding protein, with protein MSEKMIENNKVSVIGEIVSGFTFSHEVFGEGFYMVDLAVNRLSDQADVIPLMISERLIDVNGDYSGCTIEAVGQFRSYNRHEGTKNRLVLSVFVREIHFMEEFTDYTKTNQILLDGYICKAPIYRKTPLGREIADLLLAVNRPYGKSDYIPCIAWGRNARYASGFNVGTRVKVWGRVQSREYTKKLSETECEKRIAYEVSVSKLECTE; from the coding sequence ATGTCAGAAAAAATGATTGAAAACAACAAAGTAAGCGTTATCGGGGAGATTGTCTCCGGCTTCACCTTTAGCCATGAGGTGTTTGGAGAAGGATTCTATATGGTGGATCTGGCAGTAAACCGTTTAAGCGATCAAGCTGATGTCATACCTCTCATGATTTCAGAACGCCTGATCGATGTCAATGGAGATTACTCTGGATGTACAATCGAGGCAGTTGGACAGTTCCGTTCATACAATCGCCATGAAGGAACGAAAAACCGCCTGGTGCTTTCTGTGTTTGTAAGAGAGATCCATTTTATGGAAGAATTTACCGATTATACAAAGACCAATCAGATTTTACTGGATGGATACATATGTAAAGCTCCCATCTATAGAAAGACTCCCCTTGGAAGGGAAATCGCTGATTTGCTGCTGGCAGTGAACCGGCCCTATGGAAAATCCGATTACATACCCTGTATTGCATGGGGAAGAAATGCCAGATATGCTTCCGGTTTTAACGTAGGCACCAGAGTTAAGGTATGGGGCAGGGTTCAAAGCAGGGAGTATACCAAAAAATTAAGTGAGACAGAATGTGAAAAGCGCATTGCTTATGAAGTCTCCGTTAGCAAACTGGAATGTACAGAGTAA
- the spoVAD gene encoding stage V sporulation protein AD codes for MQLGKASIKFEEPPIIESMASIVGKKEGDGPLGKLFDMVEQDDMFGADTWEKAESALQKQTADLAIEKRDIRRKDIRYLFAGDLLGQLIATSFGTVDLEIPLFGLFGACSTMGEALNLGAMAVAGGFADKVMAMASSHFATAEKQFRFPLSYGNQRPFSSSWTVTGCGSVILGKNKNEGIAAISGITTGRMVDMGIKDSMNMGAAMAPSAFHTIQQNFEDFNVDESYYDKIITGDLGSVGRTILLDFMKNKGHNLESVHTDCGIEIFDSETQDTHNGGSGCGCAASTLCSYILPKVHSGEWKRVLFVPTGALLSTVSFNEGESIPGIAHGVVIEHIGS; via the coding sequence ATGCAGCTAGGAAAAGCAAGTATCAAATTTGAGGAACCGCCGATCATTGAAAGCATGGCTTCCATTGTAGGCAAAAAGGAAGGGGATGGTCCCCTTGGTAAATTGTTTGATATGGTAGAGCAGGATGATATGTTTGGAGCCGATACCTGGGAAAAAGCAGAAAGTGCGCTCCAGAAGCAGACAGCTGATCTGGCCATTGAAAAAAGAGATATAAGAAGAAAGGATATACGTTATCTGTTTGCCGGAGATTTGCTGGGACAGCTGATTGCAACCTCATTTGGAACCGTAGATCTTGAGATTCCGTTGTTTGGTTTGTTCGGTGCCTGTTCCACCATGGGAGAGGCGTTAAATCTAGGAGCCATGGCGGTTGCAGGTGGCTTTGCAGATAAAGTTATGGCTATGGCCTCCAGTCATTTTGCTACGGCGGAAAAACAGTTTCGTTTTCCATTAAGCTATGGAAATCAGAGACCATTTTCATCTTCATGGACCGTAACGGGCTGTGGTTCTGTGATTCTTGGAAAAAATAAAAATGAAGGCATCGCAGCAATATCAGGAATTACAACCGGTCGTATGGTGGATATGGGCATTAAAGACTCCATGAATATGGGAGCTGCCATGGCACCTTCGGCCTTTCATACCATCCAGCAGAACTTTGAAGATTTTAATGTAGATGAGTCCTACTATGATAAGATAATAACAGGAGATTTAGGAAGCGTTGGACGAACCATTTTACTGGATTTCATGAAAAATAAAGGCCATAATCTGGAAAGCGTTCATACGGATTGTGGAATTGAGATTTTTGACAGTGAAACTCAGGATACTCATAATGGAGGAAGCGGCTGCGGCTGTGCAGCTTCCACACTGTGCTCCTACATTCTTCCCAAGGTGCACAGCGGAGAGTGGAAGCGGGTTTTATTTGTACCCACCGGCGCACTTTTATCCACGGTCAGCTTCAATGAGGGAGAGTCGATTCCAGGAATTGCACACGGTGTGGTAATAGAGCATATAGGCAGCTAA
- a CDS encoding cob(I)yrinic acid a,c-diamide adenosyltransferase, producing MNRGTIQVICGEGKGKTTAAFGMGIEALMKNRSVIIIQFLKGCTGRGSLDIIKRLEPEMKIFRFEKSDGFFENLSKEEQEEERMNIRNGLNFARKVLSTGECDLLILDEILGILDQNIVEAEELIRLLQSKVDDMEVILTGKVFSKEMEPYVDSILEINHVKVDNTKQ from the coding sequence ATGAATAGAGGTACGATACAAGTAATATGCGGCGAAGGAAAAGGAAAGACCACAGCTGCATTTGGTATGGGAATCGAAGCTCTTATGAAAAACAGGAGTGTTATCATTATACAGTTTTTAAAAGGCTGTACCGGAAGGGGTTCCCTTGATATTATCAAGCGCCTGGAACCGGAGATGAAGATATTCCGTTTCGAAAAAAGTGATGGTTTCTTTGAAAATCTGTCAAAGGAAGAGCAGGAAGAGGAGCGGATGAACATCCGCAATGGTCTTAATTTCGCCAGAAAAGTCCTCTCCACAGGGGAATGCGATTTACTGATCCTCGATGAGATTCTTGGAATACTGGACCAAAACATTGTAGAGGCTGAGGAGCTGATCCGCCTGTTACAGTCAAAGGTTGATGACATGGAGGTCATATTGACCGGTAAGGTATTTTCCAAAGAGATGGAACCTTATGTTGACAGCATTTTGGAAATCAATCATGTTAAAGTTGACAACACAAAACAATAA
- the spoVAE gene encoding stage V sporulation protein AE, translating into MDYVKAFVVGGLICALIQILMDNTKLMPGRIMVLLVVTGSILGAIGIYQPFAEWAGAGATVPLLGFGNSLWKGVWKSMGEDGFLGIFKGGFTASAVGISGALIFGYLGSVIFKPKMKS; encoded by the coding sequence ATGGACTACGTGAAAGCATTTGTTGTAGGGGGTCTGATCTGTGCACTGATTCAGATTTTGATGGACAACACGAAACTTATGCCTGGGCGCATTATGGTGCTCCTGGTGGTCACCGGAAGTATATTAGGTGCCATAGGAATTTACCAGCCCTTTGCAGAATGGGCAGGAGCCGGAGCCACGGTTCCACTTCTTGGCTTTGGTAACAGCCTTTGGAAGGGCGTATGGAAGAGCATGGGGGAAGATGGGTTCCTTGGAATATTTAAAGGCGGATTTACTGCCAGCGCAGTAGGCATATCAGGTGCATTGATTTTTGGATATCTTGGCTCTGTCATATTTAAGCCGAAGATGAAGAGTTAA
- the purC gene encoding phosphoribosylaminoimidazolesuccinocarboxamide synthase has product MEKKEMLYEGKAKKVYTTEDPDVLIVSYKDDATAFNGQKKGTIVGKGAINNRMTNFIFKKLEAKGVPTHLVEELNDRETAVKKVEIVPLEVIIRNFSAGSFAKKMGMEEGIKFSCPTLEFSYKNDDLGDPFINDYYALALNLATQEEIDAISKYAFKVNEVLIEYFDALNIDLIDFKIEFGRYHGSIILADEISPDTCRLWDKDTHEKLDKDRFRRDMGDVEGAYEEVFRRLGIQ; this is encoded by the coding sequence ATGGAGAAAAAAGAAATGCTGTATGAAGGAAAAGCAAAGAAGGTTTATACGACGGAAGATCCGGACGTATTAATTGTTTCATATAAAGATGATGCTACAGCGTTTAATGGTCAGAAAAAAGGCACTATTGTTGGAAAAGGTGCGATTAACAACAGAATGACCAATTTTATCTTCAAAAAGTTAGAGGCCAAAGGTGTTCCTACGCATCTGGTAGAAGAATTAAATGACCGTGAAACAGCGGTAAAAAAAGTGGAGATCGTACCTCTTGAAGTAATTATCAGAAATTTCTCCGCCGGCAGCTTCGCCAAAAAGATGGGAATGGAAGAAGGCATAAAGTTTTCTTGTCCGACTCTTGAATTCAGCTATAAAAACGATGATCTGGGAGACCCCTTTATCAACGATTACTACGCACTTGCCCTAAACCTCGCAACTCAGGAAGAAATTGATGCCATTTCAAAGTATGCATTTAAGGTAAATGAAGTGCTGATTGAATATTTTGACGCTTTAAATATTGATCTCATTGATTTTAAGATAGAATTCGGCCGATATCATGGAAGCATCATTCTGGCTGATGAGATTTCTCCGGACACCTGTAGATTATGGGATAAGGATACCCATGAAAAACTGGACAAAGACCGTTTCCGCAGAGATATGGGAGATGTGGAAGGCGCATACGAGGAAGTTTTCCGCCGTCTTGGAATTCAGTAA
- a CDS encoding YigZ family protein: MRNAYRILYEGAVGEITEKKSRFIATFRPVKTEEEAAAFIDELRKKYWDASHNCYAWIIGKNGEEKRSSDDGEPSQTAGKPMLDVLERENIVNICVVVTRYFGGTLLGTGGLVRAYSSAVKEGLNACTVLTIEPAKKVSILTDYNGIGKIQYILGQLDMKTLESNYTDRVELIVLVPDEKLGKLNAEITEATSGKAVMTELFEVYYSILNKEVILFEE, encoded by the coding sequence ATGAGAAACGCTTACCGGATTTTATATGAAGGAGCAGTGGGAGAGATTACAGAGAAAAAATCCCGTTTTATTGCAACGTTCCGGCCGGTAAAAACAGAAGAGGAAGCAGCGGCTTTCATTGATGAGCTTAGGAAGAAATATTGGGATGCCAGCCATAACTGCTATGCCTGGATCATAGGAAAGAACGGGGAAGAAAAACGTTCCAGTGATGACGGAGAACCCAGCCAGACGGCGGGAAAGCCCATGTTAGATGTTCTGGAACGAGAGAATATCGTCAATATCTGTGTGGTGGTGACCCGTTATTTCGGAGGAACTCTCTTAGGGACAGGCGGCCTTGTAAGAGCTTATTCCAGTGCTGTAAAGGAAGGACTGAATGCCTGTACGGTGCTTACCATCGAACCGGCAAAAAAAGTTTCCATCCTGACAGATTATAATGGAATTGGTAAAATACAGTACATTCTTGGCCAGTTGGATATGAAAACGCTGGAAAGTAATTATACGGACCGGGTGGAACTCATTGTACTTGTGCCGGATGAGAAGCTTGGCAAATTAAATGCCGAAATTACAGAGGCTACCAGCGGAAAAGCTGTGATGACTGAATTATTTGAAGTCTATTACAGCATACTGAATAAGGAAGTGATTCTGTTTGAGGAATAG
- the dapB gene encoding 4-hydroxy-tetrahydrodipicolinate reductase, giving the protein MIKMIMHGCNGAMGQVITGLAAEEKNITIVAGIDPQDRKNDSYPVFSSLEECDVPADVIVDFASAKAVDGLLDYSRDHKIPVVVCTTGLSEEQIKKIEETSNHVAVLRSANMSLGVNLLMKLVKEAAEVLAVAGFDIEILEKHHNKKLDAPSGTALALADSINEAMDQEYHYVYDRSQVRKARDRKEIGIQAVRGGTIVGEHDVIFAGKDEVVTFNHTAYSKAIFAQGAVSAAKFLAGKGPGLYTMKDVIES; this is encoded by the coding sequence ATGATTAAGATGATAATGCACGGCTGCAACGGGGCAATGGGACAGGTCATTACCGGGCTTGCAGCAGAAGAAAAGAATATTACGATTGTGGCAGGAATCGATCCACAGGACAGGAAGAATGATTCCTATCCCGTATTCTCTTCCCTGGAAGAATGTGATGTTCCAGCTGATGTGATTGTTGACTTCGCTTCTGCCAAAGCAGTGGATGGACTTCTTGACTATAGCAGGGACCATAAGATTCCTGTAGTGGTTTGTACCACTGGTCTGTCGGAAGAACAGATCAAAAAGATAGAAGAGACTTCTAATCATGTTGCAGTACTTCGGTCGGCCAATATGTCTCTGGGTGTAAATCTGCTTATGAAGCTGGTTAAGGAAGCTGCAGAAGTACTTGCTGTTGCTGGATTTGATATTGAAATTTTAGAAAAGCATCATAATAAGAAGCTGGATGCTCCAAGCGGGACTGCGCTGGCGCTGGCAGATTCTATTAATGAAGCAATGGACCAGGAATACCATTACGTTTATGACAGAAGTCAGGTAAGAAAAGCCAGAGATCGGAAAGAGATCGGAATTCAGGCGGTACGCGGTGGTACGATCGTAGGAGAGCATGATGTGATTTTTGCAGGAAAAGACGAAGTGGTTACCTTCAATCACACTGCTTATTCCAAGGCGATTTTTGCACAGGGAGCCGTATCTGCTGCAAAATTCCTGGCAGGAAAAGGACCGGGATTATATACCATGAAAGATGTAATCGAATCCTAA